One Tursiops truncatus isolate mTurTru1 chromosome 3, mTurTru1.mat.Y, whole genome shotgun sequence DNA segment encodes these proteins:
- the ANKRD24 gene encoding ankyrin repeat domain-containing protein 24 isoform X9, whose product MKTLRARFKKTELRLSPTDLGSCPPCGPCPIPKPAARGRRQSQDWGKSDERLLQAVENNDAARVASLIVRKGLVPTKLDPEGKSAFHLAAMRGAASCLEVMLTHGANVMSTDGAGYSALHLAAKYGHPQCLKQLLQASCVVDTVDSSGWTALHHAAAGGCVSCSEMLCSFKAHLNPRDRLGTTPLIIAAQMCHTDLCRLLLQQGAAANDQDLQGRTALMLACEGASPETVEVLLQGGAQPGITDALGQDAAHYGALAGDKLILHLLQEAAQRPSAPSEDDSGEASSQNSVSSHEKQGAPKKRKAPQPPANIPMPDDQDAYEEIVRLRQERGRLLQKIRGLEQNQERKKQELPEAEASSLHSLERQVQELQQLLAERQEEKESLGREVESLQSRLSLLENERENTSYDVATLQDEEGELPDFPGAEALLSKHLSPSAQDLLASLQEQVATLTRQNQELMEKVQILEHFEKDEMEADSLAEVIPLALYNSLWAEFDQLRRQHAKALQALGQQEAQEGPGEEEAAPREGNGPGAKAARNGPVEAELNGTAAPETRVNGAKSTDEEAAGVETTEARALEAASMVAEATETRPTDAEATETEGVGAERLETKAAGAEVTETKTLEEGGNSETEATGAESTNMKTEEPEWKASGTGAVQEELTGTGTMKTEAVGVEATTPRVTTGPTLHPSAAELEAAHGKCEPAEAEGGGAGGVSSGDAGQLRAALEQAREDLRDRDCRLREMEAASAQLDEAQAGRLLAEEEARGLRAELAQREELRLELSREVQALREQLATAAAAGEQQRAAAIKLGQARDVAEARASELAAACEEARRGLAELREASEVLHQSVVPASEHHRLQEEALELRGRAASLEQEVVATGKEAARLRAELERERVGSVARLEHERIVDALQADVARLQGQLEELGRRHEKTSAEVFQVQREALFMKSERHAAEAQLATAEQQLRGLRTEAERARQAQSRAQEALESAKEKDKKITELSKEVFSLKEALKDQPGAPGSSDVEALRGQVKALREQLEEAARDHSAVVALYRSHLLYAIQGQMDEDVQRILSQILQMQRLQAQGR is encoded by the exons CTGCGGCTCAGCCCCACTGACCTTGGCTCCTGCCCACCCTGCGGCCCCTGCCCCATCCCGAAGCCGGCAGCCAGAGGCAGGCGCCAG agccaggactggggcAAAAGTGACGAGCGGCTGCTGCAGGCCGTGGAGAACAATGATGCCGCACGGGTGGCCTCCCTCATTGTCCGCAAGGGGCTGGTGCCCACGAAGCTGGACCCCGAGGGCAAGTCCGC attCCACCTGGCGGCCATGAGGGGTGCAGCCAGCTGTCTAGAGGTGATGCTGACACACGGCGCCAACGTTATGAGCACGGATGGGGCAG gTTACAGTGCCCTCCACCTGGCCGCCAAGTATGGGCACCCTCAGTGCTTGAAGCAACTACTGCAG GCATCCTGCGTGGTGGATACTGTGGACAGTAGTGGGTGGACGGCCCTGCATCACGCAG cGGCTGGCGGCTGCGTCTCCTGCTCAGAAATGCTCTGCTCCTTCAAGGCACATCTGAATCCCCGAGATCGG ctgggtACAACACCCCTCATCATAGCAGCTCAGATGTGTCACACAGATCTGTGCCGCCTCCTCCTGCAGCAAGGGGCTGCTGCAAATGACCAGGACCTTCAGGGCAG GACGGCCCTGATGCTGGCCTGTGAGGGAGCCAGCCCCGAAACAGTGGAGGTGCTGCTGCAGGGTGGGGCCCAGCCGGGCATCACTGATGCGCTGGGCCAGGACGCTGCTCACTACGGCGCCCTGGCAGGGGACAAACTCATCCTACACCTCCTGCAGGAGGCCGCCCAGCGCCCCTCAGCACCCAGCG aggaTGACTCAGGCGAGGCATCATCTCAG AACTCTGTGTCCAGCCATGAAAAGCAAGGGGCCCCCAAGAAGCGAAAGGCACCTCAGCCCCCTGCCAATATCCCGATGCCG GATGATCAAGATGCCTATGAGGAGATCGTGCGGCTGCGACAGGAGAGGGGCCGCCTGCTGCAGAAGATCCGGGGCCTGGAGCAGAACCAGGAACGGAAGAAGCAGGAG CTGCCAGAGGCGGAGGCCAGCTCCCTCCACAGCCTGGAGAGACAG GTGCAAGAGCTACAGCAGCTGctggcagagaggcaggaggagaaggagagtcTAGGACGGGAGGTGGAAAGTTTGCAGAGCAGGCTGTCCCTGCTGGAG AATGAGAGGGAGAACACCAGCTATGATGTGGCCACCCTGCAGGACGAGGAGGGTGAGCTGCCCGACTTCCCAG GGGCTGAGGCGCTGCTCTCCAAGCACCTAAGCCCATCGGCCCAGGATCTCTTGGCCTCGCTGCAGGAGCAGGTGGCCACGCTCACCAGACAGAACCAGGAACTGATGGAGAAGgtccag ATCCTGGAGCACTTCGAGAAGGACGAGATGGAGGCTGACAGTCTGGCCGAGGTCATCCCTCTGGCGCTGTACAACTCTCTCTGGGCTGAGTTTGACCAGCTCCGCAGGCAGCATGCCAAGGCCCTGCAGGCGCTGGGGCAGCAGGAAGCACAGGAGGGCCCTGGAGAAGAGGAGGCAGCCCCTAGGGAGGGCAACGGCCCGGGAGCCAAGGCCGCCAGAAACGGACCAGTGGAAGCAGAGCTTAACGGCACTGCAGCTCCGGAAACCAGAGTTAATGGAGCCAAGAGCACAGATGAGGAGGCTGCGGGAGTAGAAACCACGGAAGCCAGAGCTTTGGAAGCAGCATCCATGGTGGCGGAGGCCACGGAAACAAGACCCACGGACGCTGAGGCCACGGAAACAGAGGGTGTGGGCGCCGAGCGCTTGGAAACAAAGGCCGCGGGGGCTGAGGTCACAGAAACGAAAACTCTAGAAGAAGGAGGAAACTCAGAAACAGAGGCCACGGGAGCAGAGTCCACAAATATGAAAACAGAGGAACCAGAATGGAAGGCCAGTGGAACAGGTGCTGTGCAGGAAGAGCTCACAGGCACAGGGACCATGAAAACGGAGGCCGTGGGAGTGGAGGCCACGACCCCGAGGGTCACCACAGGCCCCACCTTGCACCCCAGTGCTGCCGAGCTGGAGGCGGCCCACGGCAAGTGTGAGCCCGCGGAGGCCGAGGGTGGTGGAGCTGGCGGGGTCAGCAGCGGTGACGCAGGCCAGCTGCGGGCCGCCCTGGAGCAGGCCCGGGAGGACCTCCGAGACCGGGACTGCCGCCTCCGGGAGATGGAAGCGGCCTCAGCCCAGCTGGACGAGGCCCAGGCCGGCCGGCTGTTGGCCGAGGAGGAGGCTCGAGGCCTGCGGGCAGAGCTGGCCCAGCGGGAGGAGTTGCGGCTGGAGCTGAGCCGGGAGGTGCAGGCCCTACGGGAGCAGCTGGCTACGGCCGCAGCCGCCGGGGAGCAGCAGCGGGCTGCGGCCATCAAGCTGGGCCAGGCGCGGGATGTGGCTGAGGCCCGGGCTTCTGAGCTGGCCGCGGCCTGCGAGGAGGCTCGGCGGGGCCTGGCGGAATTGCGTGAGGCCTCCGAGGTGCTCCACCAGTCAGTGGTGCCAGCCTCGGAGCATCACCGGCTGCAGGAGGAGGCCCTGGAGTTGCGGGGACGGGCGGCCAGCCTGGAGCAGGAGGTGGTGGCCACGGGCAAGGAGGCCGCCCGTCTGCGGGCAGAGCTGGAGCGCGAGCGTGTGGGCAGCGTGGCCCGCCTGGAGCACGAGCGCATCGTGGATGCCCTGCAGGCCGACGTGGCCCGGCTGCAGGGGCAGCTGGAGGAGCTGGGGCGACGCCACGAGAAGACCAGCGCCGAGGTCTTCCAG GTGCAGCGGGAGGCGCTATTCATGAAGAGTGAACGGCATGCGGCCGAGGCCCAGCTGGCCACCGCAGAGCAGCAGCTGCGGGGGCTACGTACTGAGGCCGAGCGGGCACGCCAGGCCCAGAGCCGTGCCCAGGAGGCCCTGGAGAGTGCCAAGGAGAAGGACAAGAAG ATCACAGAGCTCTCCAAGGAAGTCTTCAGTCTTAAGGAGGCACTGAAGGACCAGCCGGGAGCCCCAGGCTCCTCGGACGTGGAGGCCCTTCGTGGCCAGGTGAAGGCTCTACGGGAGCAGCTGGAG gAAGCTGCCAGGGACCACAGTGCCGTGGTGGCCTTGTATAGGAGCCACCTCCTCTACGCCATTCAG GGTCAGATGGATGAAGATGTACAGCGGATTCTGAGTCAGATCCTGCAGATGCAAAGACTCCAGGCCCAGGGCCGCTGA
- the ANKRD24 gene encoding ankyrin repeat domain-containing protein 24 isoform X2 — MEILGAWPSLPQPPGGKKVRSGHRGAPPPEPSPLPWHSPRPVGERPGGGQQAGHAGEVWRGAWRDRAGRAAEPRHRGPFPLVTSRSPAARPPGALDTMKQLCLCAAASFALRLSPTDLGSCPPCGPCPIPKPAARGRRQSQDWGKSDERLLQAVENNDAARVASLIVRKGLVPTKLDPEGKSAFHLAAMRGAASCLEVMLTHGANVMSTDGAGYSALHLAAKYGHPQCLKQLLQASCVVDTVDSSGWTALHHAAAGGCVSCSEMLCSFKAHLNPRDRLGTTPLIIAAQMCHTDLCRLLLQQGAAANDQDLQGRTALMLACEGASPETVEVLLQGGAQPGITDALGQDAAHYGALAGDKLILHLLQEAAQRPSAPSEDDSGEASSQNSVSSHEKQGAPKKRKAPQPPANIPMPDDQDAYEEIVRLRQERGRLLQKIRGLEQNQERKKQELPEAEASSLHSLERQVQELQQLLAERQEEKESLGREVESLQSRLSLLENERENTSYDVATLQDEEGELPDFPGAEALLSKHLSPSAQDLLASLQEQVATLTRQNQELMEKVQILEHFEKDEMEADSLAEVIPLALYNSLWAEFDQLRRQHAKALQALGQQEAQEGPGEEEAAPREGNGPGAKAARNGPVEAELNGTAAPETRVNGAKSTDEEAAGVETTEARALEAASMVAEATETRPTDAEATETEGVGAERLETKAAGAEVTETKTLEEGGNSETEATGAESTNMKTEEPEWKASGTGAVQEELTGTGTMKTEAVGVEATTPRVTTGPTLHPSAAELEAAHGKCEPAEAEGGGAGGVSSGDAGQLRAALEQAREDLRDRDCRLREMEAASAQLDEAQAGRLLAEEEARGLRAELAQREELRLELSREVQALREQLATAAAAGEQQRAAAIKLGQARDVAEARASELAAACEEARRGLAELREASEVLHQSVVPASEHHRLQEEALELRGRAASLEQEVVATGKEAARLRAELERERVGSVARLEHERIVDALQADVARLQGQLEELGRRHEKTSAEVFQVQREALFMKSERHAAEAQLATAEQQLRGLRTEAERARQAQSRAQEALESAKEKDKKITELSKEVFSLKEALKDQPGAPGSSDVEALRGQVKALREQLEEAARDHSAVVALYRSHLLYAIQGQMDEDVQRILSQILQMQRLQAQGR, encoded by the exons ATGGAGATCCTGGGAGCCTGGCCCTCTTTGCCTCAGCCTCCCGGTGGCAAGAAGGTCAGGTCGGGCCACCGCggtgcccctcccccagagcccagcccccttccctggcACTCCCCCCGACCCGTAGGGGAGAGGCCGGGAGGGGGGCAGCAGGCGGGGCACGCGGGGGAGGTTTGGCGCGGGGCTTGGAGGGACCGCGCGGGCCGGGCGGCCGAGCCCCGGCATCGCGGGCCCTTCCCTCTGGTCACCTCCCGGAGCCCGGCCGCCCGGCCGCCCGGCGCCCTGGACACCATGAAGCAGCTGTGCCTTTGCGCCGCCGCCTCCTTCGCG CTGCGGCTCAGCCCCACTGACCTTGGCTCCTGCCCACCCTGCGGCCCCTGCCCCATCCCGAAGCCGGCAGCCAGAGGCAGGCGCCAG agccaggactggggcAAAAGTGACGAGCGGCTGCTGCAGGCCGTGGAGAACAATGATGCCGCACGGGTGGCCTCCCTCATTGTCCGCAAGGGGCTGGTGCCCACGAAGCTGGACCCCGAGGGCAAGTCCGC attCCACCTGGCGGCCATGAGGGGTGCAGCCAGCTGTCTAGAGGTGATGCTGACACACGGCGCCAACGTTATGAGCACGGATGGGGCAG gTTACAGTGCCCTCCACCTGGCCGCCAAGTATGGGCACCCTCAGTGCTTGAAGCAACTACTGCAG GCATCCTGCGTGGTGGATACTGTGGACAGTAGTGGGTGGACGGCCCTGCATCACGCAG cGGCTGGCGGCTGCGTCTCCTGCTCAGAAATGCTCTGCTCCTTCAAGGCACATCTGAATCCCCGAGATCGG ctgggtACAACACCCCTCATCATAGCAGCTCAGATGTGTCACACAGATCTGTGCCGCCTCCTCCTGCAGCAAGGGGCTGCTGCAAATGACCAGGACCTTCAGGGCAG GACGGCCCTGATGCTGGCCTGTGAGGGAGCCAGCCCCGAAACAGTGGAGGTGCTGCTGCAGGGTGGGGCCCAGCCGGGCATCACTGATGCGCTGGGCCAGGACGCTGCTCACTACGGCGCCCTGGCAGGGGACAAACTCATCCTACACCTCCTGCAGGAGGCCGCCCAGCGCCCCTCAGCACCCAGCG aggaTGACTCAGGCGAGGCATCATCTCAG AACTCTGTGTCCAGCCATGAAAAGCAAGGGGCCCCCAAGAAGCGAAAGGCACCTCAGCCCCCTGCCAATATCCCGATGCCG GATGATCAAGATGCCTATGAGGAGATCGTGCGGCTGCGACAGGAGAGGGGCCGCCTGCTGCAGAAGATCCGGGGCCTGGAGCAGAACCAGGAACGGAAGAAGCAGGAG CTGCCAGAGGCGGAGGCCAGCTCCCTCCACAGCCTGGAGAGACAG GTGCAAGAGCTACAGCAGCTGctggcagagaggcaggaggagaaggagagtcTAGGACGGGAGGTGGAAAGTTTGCAGAGCAGGCTGTCCCTGCTGGAG AATGAGAGGGAGAACACCAGCTATGATGTGGCCACCCTGCAGGACGAGGAGGGTGAGCTGCCCGACTTCCCAG GGGCTGAGGCGCTGCTCTCCAAGCACCTAAGCCCATCGGCCCAGGATCTCTTGGCCTCGCTGCAGGAGCAGGTGGCCACGCTCACCAGACAGAACCAGGAACTGATGGAGAAGgtccag ATCCTGGAGCACTTCGAGAAGGACGAGATGGAGGCTGACAGTCTGGCCGAGGTCATCCCTCTGGCGCTGTACAACTCTCTCTGGGCTGAGTTTGACCAGCTCCGCAGGCAGCATGCCAAGGCCCTGCAGGCGCTGGGGCAGCAGGAAGCACAGGAGGGCCCTGGAGAAGAGGAGGCAGCCCCTAGGGAGGGCAACGGCCCGGGAGCCAAGGCCGCCAGAAACGGACCAGTGGAAGCAGAGCTTAACGGCACTGCAGCTCCGGAAACCAGAGTTAATGGAGCCAAGAGCACAGATGAGGAGGCTGCGGGAGTAGAAACCACGGAAGCCAGAGCTTTGGAAGCAGCATCCATGGTGGCGGAGGCCACGGAAACAAGACCCACGGACGCTGAGGCCACGGAAACAGAGGGTGTGGGCGCCGAGCGCTTGGAAACAAAGGCCGCGGGGGCTGAGGTCACAGAAACGAAAACTCTAGAAGAAGGAGGAAACTCAGAAACAGAGGCCACGGGAGCAGAGTCCACAAATATGAAAACAGAGGAACCAGAATGGAAGGCCAGTGGAACAGGTGCTGTGCAGGAAGAGCTCACAGGCACAGGGACCATGAAAACGGAGGCCGTGGGAGTGGAGGCCACGACCCCGAGGGTCACCACAGGCCCCACCTTGCACCCCAGTGCTGCCGAGCTGGAGGCGGCCCACGGCAAGTGTGAGCCCGCGGAGGCCGAGGGTGGTGGAGCTGGCGGGGTCAGCAGCGGTGACGCAGGCCAGCTGCGGGCCGCCCTGGAGCAGGCCCGGGAGGACCTCCGAGACCGGGACTGCCGCCTCCGGGAGATGGAAGCGGCCTCAGCCCAGCTGGACGAGGCCCAGGCCGGCCGGCTGTTGGCCGAGGAGGAGGCTCGAGGCCTGCGGGCAGAGCTGGCCCAGCGGGAGGAGTTGCGGCTGGAGCTGAGCCGGGAGGTGCAGGCCCTACGGGAGCAGCTGGCTACGGCCGCAGCCGCCGGGGAGCAGCAGCGGGCTGCGGCCATCAAGCTGGGCCAGGCGCGGGATGTGGCTGAGGCCCGGGCTTCTGAGCTGGCCGCGGCCTGCGAGGAGGCTCGGCGGGGCCTGGCGGAATTGCGTGAGGCCTCCGAGGTGCTCCACCAGTCAGTGGTGCCAGCCTCGGAGCATCACCGGCTGCAGGAGGAGGCCCTGGAGTTGCGGGGACGGGCGGCCAGCCTGGAGCAGGAGGTGGTGGCCACGGGCAAGGAGGCCGCCCGTCTGCGGGCAGAGCTGGAGCGCGAGCGTGTGGGCAGCGTGGCCCGCCTGGAGCACGAGCGCATCGTGGATGCCCTGCAGGCCGACGTGGCCCGGCTGCAGGGGCAGCTGGAGGAGCTGGGGCGACGCCACGAGAAGACCAGCGCCGAGGTCTTCCAG GTGCAGCGGGAGGCGCTATTCATGAAGAGTGAACGGCATGCGGCCGAGGCCCAGCTGGCCACCGCAGAGCAGCAGCTGCGGGGGCTACGTACTGAGGCCGAGCGGGCACGCCAGGCCCAGAGCCGTGCCCAGGAGGCCCTGGAGAGTGCCAAGGAGAAGGACAAGAAG ATCACAGAGCTCTCCAAGGAAGTCTTCAGTCTTAAGGAGGCACTGAAGGACCAGCCGGGAGCCCCAGGCTCCTCGGACGTGGAGGCCCTTCGTGGCCAGGTGAAGGCTCTACGGGAGCAGCTGGAG gAAGCTGCCAGGGACCACAGTGCCGTGGTGGCCTTGTATAGGAGCCACCTCCTCTACGCCATTCAG GGTCAGATGGATGAAGATGTACAGCGGATTCTGAGTCAGATCCTGCAGATGCAAAGACTCCAGGCCCAGGGCCGCTGA
- the ANKRD24 gene encoding ankyrin repeat domain-containing protein 24 isoform X8, with translation MVEVVYDSWGDGPGGRCWGPRLEGCCLRPPPRTTPPGSCGSAPLTLAPAHPAAPAPSRSRQPEAGARARTGAKVTSGCCRPWRTMMPHGWPPSLSARGWCPRSWTPRIPPGGHEGCSQLSRGDADTRRQRYEHGWGRLQCPPPGRQVWAPSVLEATTAAAGGCVSCSEMLCSFKAHLNPRDRLGTTPLIIAAQMCHTDLCRLLLQQGAAANDQDLQGRTALMLACEGASPETVEVLLQGGAQPGITDALGQDAAHYGALAGDKLILHLLQEAAQRPSAPSEDDSGEASSQNSVSSHEKQGAPKKRKAPQPPANIPMPDDQDAYEEIVRLRQERGRLLQKIRGLEQNQERKKQELPEAEASSLHSLERQVQELQQLLAERQEEKESLGREVESLQSRLSLLENERENTSYDVATLQDEEGELPDFPGAEALLSKHLSPSAQDLLASLQEQVATLTRQNQELMEKVQILEHFEKDEMEADSLAEVIPLALYNSLWAEFDQLRRQHAKALQALGQQEAQEGPGEEEAAPREGNGPGAKAARNGPVEAELNGTAAPETRVNGAKSTDEEAAGVETTEARALEAASMVAEATETRPTDAEATETEGVGAERLETKAAGAEVTETKTLEEGGNSETEATGAESTNMKTEEPEWKASGTGAVQEELTGTGTMKTEAVGVEATTPRVTTGPTLHPSAAELEAAHGKCEPAEAEGGGAGGVSSGDAGQLRAALEQAREDLRDRDCRLREMEAASAQLDEAQAGRLLAEEEARGLRAELAQREELRLELSREVQALREQLATAAAAGEQQRAAAIKLGQARDVAEARASELAAACEEARRGLAELREASEVLHQSVVPASEHHRLQEEALELRGRAASLEQEVVATGKEAARLRAELERERVGSVARLEHERIVDALQADVARLQGQLEELGRRHEKTSAEVFQVQREALFMKSERHAAEAQLATAEQQLRGLRTEAERARQAQSRAQEALESAKEKDKKITELSKEVFSLKEALKDQPGAPGSSDVEALRGQVKALREQLEEAARDHSAVVALYRSHLLYAIQGQMDEDVQRILSQILQMQRLQAQGR, from the exons ATGGTGGAAGTGGTGTATGACAGCTGGGGCGATGGACCTGGGGGCAGATGCTGGGGACCCAGGCTTGAGGGTTGCTGTCTCAGGCCCCCACCCAGGACCACTCCCCCCGGCAGCTGCGGCTCAGCCCCACTGACCTTGGCTCCTGCCCACCCTGCGGCCCCTGCCCCATCCCGAAGCCGGCAGCCAGAGGCAGGCGCCAG agccaggactggggcAAAAGTGACGAGCGGCTGCTGCAGGCCGTGGAGAACAATGATGCCGCACGGGTGGCCTCCCTCATTGTCCGCAAGGGGCTGGTGCCCACGAAGCTGGACCCCGAGG attCCACCTGGCGGCCATGAGGGGTGCAGCCAGCTGTCTAGAGGTGATGCTGACACACGGCGCCAACGTTATGAGCACGGATGGGGCAG gTTACAGTGCCCTCCACCTGGCCGCCAAGTATGGGCACCCTCAGTGCTTGAAGCAACTACTGCAG cGGCTGGCGGCTGCGTCTCCTGCTCAGAAATGCTCTGCTCCTTCAAGGCACATCTGAATCCCCGAGATCGG ctgggtACAACACCCCTCATCATAGCAGCTCAGATGTGTCACACAGATCTGTGCCGCCTCCTCCTGCAGCAAGGGGCTGCTGCAAATGACCAGGACCTTCAGGGCAG GACGGCCCTGATGCTGGCCTGTGAGGGAGCCAGCCCCGAAACAGTGGAGGTGCTGCTGCAGGGTGGGGCCCAGCCGGGCATCACTGATGCGCTGGGCCAGGACGCTGCTCACTACGGCGCCCTGGCAGGGGACAAACTCATCCTACACCTCCTGCAGGAGGCCGCCCAGCGCCCCTCAGCACCCAGCG aggaTGACTCAGGCGAGGCATCATCTCAG AACTCTGTGTCCAGCCATGAAAAGCAAGGGGCCCCCAAGAAGCGAAAGGCACCTCAGCCCCCTGCCAATATCCCGATGCCG GATGATCAAGATGCCTATGAGGAGATCGTGCGGCTGCGACAGGAGAGGGGCCGCCTGCTGCAGAAGATCCGGGGCCTGGAGCAGAACCAGGAACGGAAGAAGCAGGAG CTGCCAGAGGCGGAGGCCAGCTCCCTCCACAGCCTGGAGAGACAG GTGCAAGAGCTACAGCAGCTGctggcagagaggcaggaggagaaggagagtcTAGGACGGGAGGTGGAAAGTTTGCAGAGCAGGCTGTCCCTGCTGGAG AATGAGAGGGAGAACACCAGCTATGATGTGGCCACCCTGCAGGACGAGGAGGGTGAGCTGCCCGACTTCCCAG GGGCTGAGGCGCTGCTCTCCAAGCACCTAAGCCCATCGGCCCAGGATCTCTTGGCCTCGCTGCAGGAGCAGGTGGCCACGCTCACCAGACAGAACCAGGAACTGATGGAGAAGgtccag ATCCTGGAGCACTTCGAGAAGGACGAGATGGAGGCTGACAGTCTGGCCGAGGTCATCCCTCTGGCGCTGTACAACTCTCTCTGGGCTGAGTTTGACCAGCTCCGCAGGCAGCATGCCAAGGCCCTGCAGGCGCTGGGGCAGCAGGAAGCACAGGAGGGCCCTGGAGAAGAGGAGGCAGCCCCTAGGGAGGGCAACGGCCCGGGAGCCAAGGCCGCCAGAAACGGACCAGTGGAAGCAGAGCTTAACGGCACTGCAGCTCCGGAAACCAGAGTTAATGGAGCCAAGAGCACAGATGAGGAGGCTGCGGGAGTAGAAACCACGGAAGCCAGAGCTTTGGAAGCAGCATCCATGGTGGCGGAGGCCACGGAAACAAGACCCACGGACGCTGAGGCCACGGAAACAGAGGGTGTGGGCGCCGAGCGCTTGGAAACAAAGGCCGCGGGGGCTGAGGTCACAGAAACGAAAACTCTAGAAGAAGGAGGAAACTCAGAAACAGAGGCCACGGGAGCAGAGTCCACAAATATGAAAACAGAGGAACCAGAATGGAAGGCCAGTGGAACAGGTGCTGTGCAGGAAGAGCTCACAGGCACAGGGACCATGAAAACGGAGGCCGTGGGAGTGGAGGCCACGACCCCGAGGGTCACCACAGGCCCCACCTTGCACCCCAGTGCTGCCGAGCTGGAGGCGGCCCACGGCAAGTGTGAGCCCGCGGAGGCCGAGGGTGGTGGAGCTGGCGGGGTCAGCAGCGGTGACGCAGGCCAGCTGCGGGCCGCCCTGGAGCAGGCCCGGGAGGACCTCCGAGACCGGGACTGCCGCCTCCGGGAGATGGAAGCGGCCTCAGCCCAGCTGGACGAGGCCCAGGCCGGCCGGCTGTTGGCCGAGGAGGAGGCTCGAGGCCTGCGGGCAGAGCTGGCCCAGCGGGAGGAGTTGCGGCTGGAGCTGAGCCGGGAGGTGCAGGCCCTACGGGAGCAGCTGGCTACGGCCGCAGCCGCCGGGGAGCAGCAGCGGGCTGCGGCCATCAAGCTGGGCCAGGCGCGGGATGTGGCTGAGGCCCGGGCTTCTGAGCTGGCCGCGGCCTGCGAGGAGGCTCGGCGGGGCCTGGCGGAATTGCGTGAGGCCTCCGAGGTGCTCCACCAGTCAGTGGTGCCAGCCTCGGAGCATCACCGGCTGCAGGAGGAGGCCCTGGAGTTGCGGGGACGGGCGGCCAGCCTGGAGCAGGAGGTGGTGGCCACGGGCAAGGAGGCCGCCCGTCTGCGGGCAGAGCTGGAGCGCGAGCGTGTGGGCAGCGTGGCCCGCCTGGAGCACGAGCGCATCGTGGATGCCCTGCAGGCCGACGTGGCCCGGCTGCAGGGGCAGCTGGAGGAGCTGGGGCGACGCCACGAGAAGACCAGCGCCGAGGTCTTCCAG GTGCAGCGGGAGGCGCTATTCATGAAGAGTGAACGGCATGCGGCCGAGGCCCAGCTGGCCACCGCAGAGCAGCAGCTGCGGGGGCTACGTACTGAGGCCGAGCGGGCACGCCAGGCCCAGAGCCGTGCCCAGGAGGCCCTGGAGAGTGCCAAGGAGAAGGACAAGAAG ATCACAGAGCTCTCCAAGGAAGTCTTCAGTCTTAAGGAGGCACTGAAGGACCAGCCGGGAGCCCCAGGCTCCTCGGACGTGGAGGCCCTTCGTGGCCAGGTGAAGGCTCTACGGGAGCAGCTGGAG gAAGCTGCCAGGGACCACAGTGCCGTGGTGGCCTTGTATAGGAGCCACCTCCTCTACGCCATTCAG GGTCAGATGGATGAAGATGTACAGCGGATTCTGAGTCAGATCCTGCAGATGCAAAGACTCCAGGCCCAGGGCCGCTGA